The Streptomyces pactum genome contains a region encoding:
- the rpe gene encoding ribulose-phosphate 3-epimerase has protein sequence MAAQINPSILSADFARLADEAKAVGGADWLHVDVMDNHFVPNLTLGVPVVESLARATDTPLDCHLMIEAPDRWAPQYVEAGAGSVTFHVEAAAAPVRLAREIRAKGARASMALRPATPIEPYEDLLPELDMLLIMTVEPGFGGQAFLDIMLPKIRRTRELIKKHGLELWLQVDGGVSASTIEQCADAGADVFVAGSAVYGASDPAEAVRALRTQAEAATAKASWACDH, from the coding sequence ATGGCCGCGCAGATCAACCCCAGCATCCTGTCCGCCGACTTCGCCCGCCTCGCGGACGAGGCCAAGGCGGTCGGGGGAGCCGACTGGCTCCACGTCGACGTCATGGACAATCACTTCGTCCCGAACCTCACGCTCGGCGTGCCGGTCGTGGAGTCCCTGGCCAGGGCGACGGACACCCCGCTGGACTGCCACCTGATGATCGAGGCCCCGGACCGGTGGGCGCCGCAGTACGTGGAGGCGGGGGCCGGTTCCGTCACCTTCCACGTGGAGGCGGCCGCCGCGCCGGTGCGGCTGGCCCGGGAGATCCGGGCCAAGGGCGCCCGCGCGTCCATGGCGCTGCGGCCCGCGACGCCGATCGAGCCGTACGAGGATCTGCTGCCCGAACTCGACATGCTGCTGATCATGACGGTTGAACCGGGCTTCGGCGGGCAGGCGTTCCTCGACATCATGCTCCCGAAGATCCGGCGCACCCGTGAGCTGATCAAAAAGCACGGTCTGGAGTTGTGGCTCCAGGTCGACGGCGGGGTGTCGGCATCGACGATCGAGCAGTGCGCCGACGCCGGCGCCGACGTCTTCGTCGCGGGTTCCGCCGTGTACGGGGCGTCCGACCCGGCCGAGGCGGTACGTGCATTGCGCACGCAGGCCGAGGCGGCGACCGCCAAGGCGTCTTGGGCGTGCGACCACTGA
- a CDS encoding amino acid permease: MLDQGAPPHHDASATPSSPGLAARLMRRKPVERLVAEGGQGEGGTLRRSLGLWQLTMISIGATLGTGIFVVLGEAVPKAGPAVTLSFVIAGLTALFSALSYAELAGTIPVAGSSYSYAYATMGELVAWVCGWCLVLEYGVSVAAVAVGWGEYLNELLDGTIGVTIPAALSAPPGDGGIFNLPALIVVLLAMTFLLGGARESARANTIMVVVKIAALVLFCAIGVQGFRSGNYENFMPLGMAGVSAAGATLFFSYIGFDAASTAGEEAKNAQRDLPRAIMLSLVIVTVLYVLVAAVAVGAKPWRNFTDSEASLAQIMTDVTGQDFWGTLLAFCAVIAIASVVLTVLYGQTRVLFAMSRDGLVPKVFARVHPKTGAPRANTLIVSLFCGVLAAAVPLGQLADATSIGTLFAFALVNVAVVVLRRTRPDMPRTFRVPLSPVLPALGLAFCVWMMGSLSTVTWVVFGVWMAVGLVFYFGYGHRRSRLATPDTSQVQTHQK, encoded by the coding sequence GTGCTCGACCAAGGCGCACCCCCGCACCACGACGCATCGGCCACCCCTTCTTCCCCGGGCCTGGCCGCGCGCCTCATGCGTCGCAAGCCCGTGGAACGCCTGGTCGCGGAGGGCGGCCAGGGCGAGGGCGGCACGCTGCGCCGCTCCCTCGGCCTGTGGCAGCTCACGATGATCAGCATCGGCGCCACGCTCGGCACCGGCATCTTCGTCGTCCTCGGCGAAGCCGTCCCCAAGGCCGGCCCGGCCGTCACGCTCTCCTTCGTCATCGCCGGCCTCACGGCGCTCTTCTCGGCCCTGTCCTACGCCGAGCTGGCCGGCACCATCCCGGTCGCCGGCTCCTCGTACTCGTACGCCTACGCCACCATGGGCGAGCTGGTCGCCTGGGTCTGCGGCTGGTGCCTGGTCCTGGAGTACGGCGTGTCGGTCGCCGCCGTCGCCGTCGGCTGGGGCGAGTACCTCAACGAACTCCTCGACGGCACCATCGGCGTCACCATCCCGGCGGCGCTCTCGGCCCCGCCCGGCGACGGCGGCATCTTCAACCTGCCGGCGCTGATCGTGGTGCTCCTCGCCATGACCTTCCTGCTGGGCGGTGCCCGCGAGTCCGCCCGCGCCAACACGATCATGGTCGTCGTCAAGATCGCGGCGCTGGTGCTGTTCTGCGCGATCGGCGTGCAGGGCTTCCGCTCCGGCAACTACGAGAACTTCATGCCGCTCGGCATGGCCGGCGTCAGCGCGGCCGGCGCGACGCTCTTCTTCTCGTACATCGGCTTCGACGCCGCCTCCACCGCCGGTGAGGAGGCCAAGAACGCCCAGCGCGACCTGCCCCGCGCGATCATGCTGTCCCTCGTCATCGTCACGGTGCTCTACGTCCTCGTCGCGGCGGTCGCCGTCGGCGCCAAGCCCTGGCGGAACTTCACCGACTCCGAGGCCTCCCTCGCCCAGATCATGACCGACGTCACCGGCCAGGACTTCTGGGGCACCCTGCTGGCGTTCTGCGCCGTCATCGCCATCGCCAGCGTCGTCCTGACGGTGCTCTACGGCCAGACCCGCGTCCTGTTCGCCATGTCCCGCGACGGACTGGTGCCCAAGGTGTTCGCCCGGGTCCACCCGAAGACCGGCGCGCCCCGCGCCAACACGCTGATCGTCTCGCTGTTCTGCGGCGTCCTGGCCGCCGCCGTCCCGCTCGGGCAGCTCGCCGACGCCACCAGCATCGGCACCCTCTTCGCCTTCGCCCTGGTCAACGTGGCCGTCGTGGTGCTGCGCCGGACCCGTCCGGACATGCCCCGCACCTTCCGGGTGCCGCTGTCGCCGGTTCTGCCGGCGCTGGGCCTCGCCTTCTGCGTCTGGATGATGGGCAGCCTGTCCACCGTCACCTGGGTGGTCTTCGGTGTCTGGATGGCGGTCGGGCTCGTGTTCTACTTCGGGTACGGCCATCGCCGCTCCCGGCTCGCCACGCCGGACACCTCACAAGTCCAGACGCACCAGAAGTGA
- a CDS encoding Lrp/AsnC family transcriptional regulator, producing MLNDLDERIVHALAEDARRSYADIGQSVGLSAPAVKRRVDRLRATGAITGFTVRVDPAALGWETEGFVEIFCRRNTSPETIQRGLERYQEVVAASTVTGDADAVAQVFASDMRHFERVLERIAGEPFVERTRSVLVLSPLLRRFSSGSPT from the coding sequence GTGCTGAACGATCTCGACGAACGCATCGTGCACGCCCTCGCCGAGGACGCCCGCCGCTCCTACGCGGACATCGGGCAGTCGGTCGGCCTCTCCGCGCCCGCCGTGAAACGGCGCGTGGACCGGCTGCGCGCCACCGGAGCCATCACCGGGTTCACCGTTCGGGTCGACCCCGCCGCGCTCGGCTGGGAGACCGAGGGGTTCGTCGAGATCTTCTGCCGCCGCAACACCTCGCCGGAGACCATCCAGCGGGGCCTGGAGCGCTACCAGGAGGTGGTGGCCGCGTCCACCGTCACCGGCGACGCGGACGCGGTCGCCCAGGTCTTCGCCTCGGACATGCGGCACTTCGAACGGGTCCTGGAGCGGATCGCCGGCGAGCCGTTCGTGGAGCGGACCAGGTCCGTGCTCGTGCTCTCGCCACTGCTTCGGCGCTTCTCGTCGGGATCGCCCACGTGA
- a CDS encoding carbon-nitrogen hydrolase family protein, protein MRTALLQSSGRPGSTAENLKVLDEAAGRAAAAGAGLLVTAELFLTGYAIGDDVAVLAEPADGASADAVAEIAGRHGLAIAYGYPERAGEGVFNSVQLVSADGTRLANYRKTHLFGCFERHHFTPGGQPVVQAELDGVTVGLMICYDVEFPENVRAHALAGTDLLLVPTAQMHPFQFVAESVVPVRAFENQMYVAYVNRVGREGEFEFVGLSTLAGPDGTARARAGRAEELVLADVDPVFLAASRETNPYLKDRRPGLYGALA, encoded by the coding sequence ATGCGCACCGCCCTGCTCCAGAGCTCCGGCAGGCCCGGCTCCACCGCCGAGAACCTCAAGGTCCTCGACGAGGCCGCGGGCCGGGCCGCCGCCGCGGGAGCCGGGCTGCTGGTCACCGCCGAGCTGTTCCTGACCGGGTACGCGATCGGCGACGACGTCGCCGTCCTCGCCGAGCCCGCCGACGGCGCCTCGGCCGACGCCGTCGCGGAGATTGCCGGGCGCCACGGACTCGCCATCGCCTACGGATACCCCGAGCGGGCCGGCGAGGGCGTCTTCAACTCCGTCCAGCTCGTCTCCGCCGACGGCACCCGACTGGCGAACTACCGCAAGACCCACCTCTTCGGCTGCTTCGAGCGCCACCACTTCACGCCGGGCGGGCAGCCGGTCGTCCAGGCGGAACTCGACGGAGTGACCGTCGGCCTGATGATCTGCTACGACGTGGAGTTCCCGGAGAACGTCCGCGCCCACGCCCTGGCCGGCACCGACCTGCTGCTGGTCCCGACCGCGCAGATGCACCCCTTCCAGTTCGTCGCCGAGTCCGTCGTGCCGGTGCGGGCCTTCGAGAACCAGATGTACGTGGCGTACGTCAACCGCGTCGGCCGGGAGGGCGAGTTCGAGTTCGTCGGGCTCTCCACCCTCGCCGGGCCCGACGGTACCGCCCGCGCCCGAGCCGGGCGTGCCGAGGAACTGGTCCTCGCCGACGTCGACCCGGTCTTCCTCGCCGCCTCCCGCGAGACCAACCCGTACCTGAAGGACCGCCGTCCCGGCCTCTACGGGGCCCTCGCCTGA
- a CDS encoding IS481 family transposase yields the protein MSHRNARLTVHGRRLLVERVRSGRPVAHVAAEMGVSRPTAHKWLLRWRAEGESGLHDRSSQPRRTPHRTPAALEDRVCRLRQERKLGPARIGPILGLPASTVHRVLARHGLNRLAFLDRPTGQVIRRYERSRPGELVHVDVKKLGRIPDGGGWRIHGRAACPDRRRTTGFDYIHSAVDDHSRLAYSEVHPDEKAATCAAFLQRAAAFFATCGILRVERVLTDNAWPYRKSFAWRQALADLGASGKLTRIYRPQTNGKVERFNRTLLDEWAYLRPYTSNAERTAALADFLHTYNHHRCHTALGGHPPISRVNNASGQYI from the coding sequence ATGTCCCACCGTAATGCCCGGCTGACCGTTCACGGCAGGCGGCTGCTGGTCGAGCGTGTCCGTTCCGGCCGTCCGGTAGCGCATGTCGCGGCCGAGATGGGCGTCTCACGGCCCACGGCTCACAAATGGCTGCTGCGCTGGCGAGCAGAGGGCGAGTCCGGCCTGCACGACCGTTCCAGCCAGCCCCGCAGGACGCCGCACCGGACCCCGGCCGCGCTGGAGGACCGGGTCTGCCGACTGCGGCAAGAACGCAAGCTGGGCCCGGCCCGCATCGGACCGATCCTGGGCCTGCCCGCCTCCACCGTCCACCGGGTCCTGGCCCGACACGGCCTGAACCGTCTGGCCTTCCTGGACCGCCCCACCGGACAGGTCATCCGCCGCTACGAACGCAGCCGGCCCGGCGAGCTCGTCCACGTCGACGTCAAGAAACTCGGCCGCATCCCCGACGGCGGCGGATGGCGCATCCACGGCCGTGCCGCCTGCCCCGACCGCCGCCGCACCACCGGCTTCGACTACATCCACTCCGCAGTCGACGACCACAGCCGCCTCGCCTACAGCGAAGTCCACCCGGACGAGAAGGCCGCCACCTGCGCGGCCTTCCTGCAGCGGGCCGCAGCCTTCTTCGCCACCTGTGGCATCCTCCGCGTCGAACGCGTCCTGACAGACAATGCCTGGCCCTACCGCAAGAGCTTCGCCTGGCGGCAGGCGCTTGCCGACCTCGGCGCGTCCGGCAAGCTCACGCGCATCTACCGGCCGCAGACCAACGGCAAGGTCGAACGCTTCAACCGCACCCTGCTCGACGAATGGGCCTACCTGCGGCCCTACACCAGCAACGCTGAACGCACCGCCGCCCTGGCAGACTTCCTGCACACCTACAACCACCACCGTTGCCACACCGCACTCGGCGGCCACCCACCCATCAGCCGCGTGAACAACGCTTCAGGTCAATACATCTAG
- a CDS encoding GuaB1 family IMP dehydrogenase-related protein: MRFLNDIQPSYDLTYDDVFMVPSRSAVGSRQGVDLGSPDGTGTTIPLVVANMTAIAGRRMAETVARRGGLVVIPQDIPIEVVTDVVSWVKSRHHVLDTPIVLAPHQTVADALSLLPKRAHDAGVVVDEDYKPVGVVTDADLSGVDRFTQLEEVMSKDLILIDADMDPREAFNTLDTANRRYAPAVDKDGRLAGILTRKGALRATLYTPATDERGRLRVAAAVGINGDVAGKAGQLLDAGVDTLVIDTAHGHQESMIGAVKVVRDLDPRVPIVAGNIVSAEGVRDLIEAGADIVKVGVGPGAMCTTRMMTGVGRPQFSAVLECAAEARKYGKHVWADGGIRHPRDVAMALAAGASNVMVGSWFAGTYESPGDLQHDANGRPYKESFGMASARAVRNRTSEESAYDRARKGLFEEGISTSRMFLDPTRPGVEDLIDSIIAGVRSSCTYAGAASLEEFAEKAVVGIQSAAGYAEGKPLHASWG, encoded by the coding sequence GTGCGTTTCCTGAATGACATCCAGCCCTCGTACGACCTGACGTACGATGACGTGTTCATGGTGCCGAGCCGCTCCGCCGTGGGCTCCCGGCAGGGCGTGGACCTCGGCTCCCCGGACGGCACGGGCACCACCATCCCGCTCGTCGTCGCCAACATGACCGCCATCGCGGGCCGCCGGATGGCCGAGACGGTGGCCCGGCGCGGCGGCCTGGTGGTCATCCCGCAGGACATCCCGATCGAGGTCGTCACCGACGTCGTCTCCTGGGTGAAGAGCCGCCACCACGTCCTGGACACCCCGATCGTGCTGGCCCCGCACCAGACCGTGGCCGACGCGCTGTCCCTGCTGCCCAAGCGCGCGCACGACGCCGGCGTCGTCGTCGACGAGGATTACAAGCCGGTCGGTGTGGTCACCGACGCCGACCTGAGCGGCGTGGACCGCTTCACCCAGCTCGAAGAGGTCATGTCCAAGGACCTGATCCTCATCGACGCGGACATGGACCCGCGCGAGGCCTTCAACACCCTCGACACCGCCAACCGCCGCTACGCGCCCGCCGTGGACAAGGACGGCCGCCTCGCCGGCATCCTGACCCGCAAGGGCGCCCTGCGCGCCACCCTCTACACCCCGGCCACCGACGAGCGGGGCCGCCTGCGCGTCGCCGCCGCCGTCGGCATCAACGGCGACGTGGCGGGCAAGGCCGGGCAACTGCTGGACGCGGGTGTGGACACCCTCGTCATCGACACGGCGCACGGTCACCAGGAGTCGATGATCGGCGCCGTCAAGGTGGTGCGCGACCTCGACCCGCGGGTCCCGATCGTCGCGGGCAACATCGTCTCCGCCGAGGGCGTGCGCGACCTGATCGAGGCGGGCGCCGACATCGTCAAGGTCGGCGTCGGACCCGGCGCCATGTGCACCACCCGCATGATGACCGGCGTCGGCCGGCCGCAGTTCTCCGCGGTCCTGGAGTGCGCCGCCGAGGCCAGGAAGTACGGCAAGCACGTGTGGGCCGACGGTGGCATCCGGCACCCGCGCGACGTGGCGATGGCCCTCGCGGCCGGTGCGTCGAACGTGATGGTCGGCTCCTGGTTCGCGGGCACGTACGAGTCCCCGGGCGACCTCCAGCACGACGCCAACGGCCGCCCCTACAAGGAGTCGTTCGGCATGGCCTCCGCGCGCGCGGTGCGCAACCGCACCTCCGAGGAGTCGGCCTACGACCGGGCCCGCAAGGGGCTGTTCGAGGAAGGCATCTCCACCTCCCGGATGTTCCTCGACCCGACCCGTCCCGGCGTCGAGGACCTGATCGACTCGATCATCGCGGGCGTCCGCTCCTCCTGCACCTACGCCGGTGCCGCCTCCCTGGAGGAGTTCGCCGAGAAGGCCGTCGTCGGCATCCAGAGCGCGGCCGGCTACGCCGAGGGCAAGCCGCTGCACGCGAGCTGGGGCTGA
- a CDS encoding barstar family protein yields MIEDFAGRLVVTLDLDGVTDKAGLMDRCARDLALPDWFGRNWDALADSLADPSVWPEGSVERGLVLVVRGWREYAEARPGEWAVAEEVFAEATDRGPGLFVTLGPGGSSKEVADQPG; encoded by the coding sequence ATGATCGAGGACTTCGCGGGGCGGCTCGTGGTCACGCTGGACCTCGACGGGGTTACGGACAAGGCGGGCCTGATGGACCGCTGCGCCCGTGACCTGGCGCTGCCCGACTGGTTCGGCCGGAACTGGGACGCGCTCGCCGACTCCCTCGCCGACCCCTCCGTCTGGCCCGAGGGCTCGGTGGAGCGGGGGCTGGTCCTCGTCGTGCGGGGCTGGCGGGAGTACGCCGAGGCGCGGCCGGGCGAGTGGGCGGTCGCCGAGGAGGTCTTCGCCGAGGCGACGGACCGCGGTCCGGGGCTCTTCGTGACCCTCGGGCCTGGAGGATCGTCCAAAGAGGTCGCTGACCAGCCTGGATGA
- a CDS encoding Repetin translates to MKRRTMTAALCTALLLTAVTTGAAVASGPHEERPPREAAALTGTAKLYRSAGDDITFTFDAHLAAEDNDDPLKATGTFEFSHYVNGEGARAQVAVDCLLTGGDVAVVSGLVTDSDLPGAEGERVGVTVHDRGRHDRLGYSWAATGSPAEGGELPRCVSSAPFEKVRKGTGDFEVVPWQPRL, encoded by the coding sequence GTGAAACGCCGTACGATGACCGCCGCACTCTGTACCGCACTGCTTCTCACCGCCGTGACGACGGGCGCCGCGGTCGCCTCCGGCCCCCACGAGGAGCGCCCCCCGAGGGAGGCCGCCGCCCTCACCGGCACCGCCAAGCTGTACCGGTCGGCCGGGGACGACATCACCTTCACCTTCGACGCGCATCTGGCGGCCGAGGACAACGACGACCCGCTCAAGGCCACCGGAACGTTCGAGTTCAGCCACTACGTGAACGGCGAGGGCGCCCGGGCACAGGTCGCCGTCGACTGCCTGCTGACCGGCGGTGACGTGGCCGTCGTCTCGGGTCTCGTCACCGACTCAGACCTGCCCGGCGCCGAGGGCGAGCGGGTCGGCGTCACCGTCCACGACCGCGGCCGCCACGACCGCCTCGGCTATAGCTGGGCCGCGACGGGCAGCCCCGCGGAGGGCGGGGAGCTGCCCAGGTGCGTGTCGTCGGCACCCTTCGAGAAGGTCAGGAAGGGGACCGGCGACTTCGAGGTCGTGCCCTGGCAGCCGCGGCTGTAG
- a CDS encoding MFS transporter encodes MTLSPGRAPATAGTRRLTRTLYASAFCDDFVLLYPVYALLFSDTGLSVWQMSSLFVLWSLTSVVLEVPSGAWADAVSRRLLLVLAPLLTAAGFALWVLVPSYGAFALGFVLWGAGGALGSGALEALVYDELDRAGAADRYARVMGRARAVGIAATMTAMGLAGPVFARGGYDAVGAASVLVCLAGAAVATRFPEHRAPSADGDRWSAALRTGLAAARTDRSVRGALLLVPAVTAVWGALDEYTPLLVRDTGVARETVPWLLLVIWAGATAGSLLAGTAGRLTTTGFAALLTGSALALAVGAVAGTPAALVLVAVAFGGFQLATVLADARLQERIDDTGRATLTSVAGLGTELGTLTTFGAYAAAATVTGHGTAFALSAAPYLLTALLLATAARTTAAAARARPRSRRSPS; translated from the coding sequence ATGACTCTCTCACCCGGGCGTGCCCCCGCCACCGCCGGTACCCGGCGGCTGACGCGCACGCTGTACGCCTCCGCGTTCTGCGACGACTTCGTCCTGCTGTACCCGGTGTACGCGCTGCTGTTCAGCGACACCGGTTTGTCCGTCTGGCAGATGTCCTCCCTGTTCGTCCTGTGGTCGCTGACCAGCGTGGTCCTGGAGGTACCCTCCGGCGCCTGGGCCGACGCCGTCTCCCGGCGGCTGCTGCTGGTGCTCGCCCCGCTGCTCACCGCCGCCGGCTTCGCCCTGTGGGTGCTCGTGCCCTCCTACGGCGCCTTCGCGCTCGGCTTCGTGCTGTGGGGCGCCGGTGGAGCGCTCGGCTCGGGAGCGCTGGAGGCGCTGGTCTACGACGAACTGGACCGGGCCGGCGCCGCCGACCGGTACGCCCGCGTCATGGGCCGGGCGCGGGCGGTCGGTATCGCCGCGACGATGACCGCGATGGGCCTGGCCGGACCGGTCTTCGCCCGGGGCGGCTACGACGCGGTGGGCGCGGCGAGCGTGCTGGTCTGCCTGGCCGGGGCGGCCGTGGCGACACGGTTCCCCGAGCACCGCGCACCGTCCGCCGACGGGGACCGGTGGTCCGCCGCCCTGCGCACCGGACTCGCGGCCGCCCGCACCGACCGGTCCGTGCGCGGCGCGCTGCTCCTCGTACCGGCCGTGACAGCGGTGTGGGGCGCCCTCGACGAGTACACGCCGCTGCTGGTGCGCGACACCGGCGTGGCGCGGGAGACCGTCCCCTGGCTGCTGCTCGTGATCTGGGCCGGGGCCACGGCCGGCAGCCTGCTGGCCGGTACCGCCGGACGCCTGACCACGACCGGGTTCGCCGCCCTGCTCACCGGCTCGGCGCTCGCCCTGGCGGTGGGCGCCGTGGCGGGCACCCCGGCCGCCCTGGTCCTGGTCGCGGTGGCGTTCGGCGGCTTCCAGCTCGCGACCGTGCTGGCCGACGCCCGTCTCCAGGAGCGCATCGACGACACCGGCCGAGCCACCCTGACCTCGGTCGCCGGCCTGGGCACCGAGCTGGGCACCCTCACCACCTTCGGGGCGTATGCGGCGGCCGCCACGGTCACGGGGCACGGCACCGCGTTCGCCCTGTCCGCGGCGCCGTACCTGCTGACGGCGCTGCTGCTGGCCACCGCCGCCCGCACTACAGCCGCGGCTGCCAGGGCACGACCTCGAAGTCGCCGGTCCCCTTCCTGA
- a CDS encoding sugar-binding transcriptional regulator: protein MNSSEEIAVSGMSAGRSAMRMGPAELVQAAAMARRFYLEGKSKIQIAEEFGVSRFKVARVLETALERDLVRIEIRVPAELDAERSDALRARYGLRHAVVVESPADAEETPDPENLGEVAADLLGELVNEGDVLGLAWGRSTIHMAAALDKLPPCTVVQLTGVYDAGTAERGSVEAVRRAAQVSGGDAHPIYAPMLLPDAATAQALRHQTGIARAFEYFDKVTVACVSIGSWEPGISTVHDMLSDEERAHYASLGVAAEMSAHLFDAEGRRVGRDLGERCITVKADQLRRIPEVVAIAGGQRKAGAIDAVLRSGLVTSLVTDTSAADYLMTSGSAPKSTLNRTDPDGV from the coding sequence GTGAACAGCAGTGAGGAGATCGCCGTGTCGGGTATGTCGGCGGGCCGTTCAGCCATGCGGATGGGACCCGCTGAGCTGGTCCAGGCGGCGGCCATGGCCCGCCGCTTCTACCTCGAGGGCAAGTCCAAGATCCAGATCGCGGAGGAGTTCGGCGTCAGCCGCTTCAAGGTGGCCAGGGTTCTCGAGACCGCCCTCGAGAGAGACCTTGTACGAATCGAGATCCGGGTGCCGGCCGAGCTGGACGCCGAGCGTTCGGACGCCCTGCGGGCCCGCTACGGCCTCCGGCACGCCGTCGTGGTGGAGTCCCCGGCCGACGCCGAGGAGACGCCCGACCCGGAGAACCTGGGAGAGGTGGCCGCCGACCTGCTCGGTGAGCTGGTCAACGAGGGGGATGTGCTGGGCCTGGCCTGGGGCCGCTCCACCATCCACATGGCCGCGGCGCTCGACAAGCTGCCGCCGTGCACGGTGGTGCAGTTGACGGGCGTGTACGACGCCGGGACCGCCGAGCGCGGCTCGGTGGAGGCCGTGCGCCGCGCCGCCCAGGTGTCGGGCGGTGACGCCCACCCCATCTACGCGCCGATGCTGCTGCCGGACGCGGCCACCGCGCAGGCGCTGCGCCACCAGACCGGGATCGCCCGGGCCTTCGAGTACTTCGACAAGGTCACGGTCGCCTGCGTCTCCATCGGTTCCTGGGAGCCGGGCATCTCGACGGTGCACGACATGCTCAGCGACGAGGAGCGCGCGCACTACGCCTCGCTCGGTGTCGCCGCCGAGATGTCCGCGCACCTCTTCGACGCCGAGGGGCGCCGGGTCGGGCGGGACCTGGGGGAGCGGTGCATCACGGTCAAGGCGGACCAGCTCCGCCGCATCCCCGAGGTCGTGGCGATCGCGGGCGGGCAGCGCAAGGCGGGGGCCATCGACGCGGTGCTGCGCTCCGGTCTCGTCACCAGCCTGGTCACGGACACGTCGGCCGCGGACTACCTGATGACGTCGGGCTCGGCGCCCAAGTCGACGCTCAACCGGACGGATCCCGACGGGGTCTGA